A genomic stretch from Microtus pennsylvanicus isolate mMicPen1 chromosome 11, mMicPen1.hap1, whole genome shotgun sequence includes:
- the Zscan10 gene encoding zinc finger and SCAN domain-containing protein 10 isoform X5: protein MLPVPGRHGATGIPGPAPGTLQPLAAAGAAHQKADSGAADPSQGPSWLEENSRDQELAAVLESLTFEDTSEKKAWPANPLGLTSRMPDQEELKAGEPKSTIWPVIIFSESQAEGPGVIVEPPSQTAEQEASSTGWGGTPADSSEVVEVRVGAPESETESQFICTECGVSFLQLSGLQAHQLQAHPGSQSQPSSRSFRCLWCGKTFGRSSILKLHVRIHTDERPHACHLCSHRFRQSSHLAKHLLTHSSEPAFRCAECDQGFQRRSNLMKHLLAHSQEQNPTPDPEGKTKVSEKAVVLCSHCGQTFQRRSSLKRHLRIHAKGKDRQSSEDPGSPSSRQESKPYVCSDCGKAFRRSEHLMSHKRVHTGERPFSCQVCGRCFTQSSQLISHQQVHTGEKPHACPQCNKRFVRRASLARHLLTHGGLRPYHCGQCGKSFSQMQDLTRHLLSHTGEKPCRCSECGERFSQSAHLARHQRIHTGEKPHACDTCGHRFRNSSNLARHRRSHTGERPYSCPTCGRSFRRNAHLQRHLITHTTSRQEMEEPQECPECGKSFSRSCNLLRHLMVHTGARPYSCALCGRGFSRNSHLLRHLRTHARETLY, encoded by the exons ATGCTTCCAGTACCAGGAAGACATGGGGCCACGGGCATCCCTGGGCCGGCTCCGGGAACTCTGCAACCACTGGCTGCGGCCGGCGCTGCACACCAAAAAGCAGATTCTGGAGctgctg ACCCTTCTCAGGGCCCCTCATGGCTTGAGGAGAATTCCAGAGACCAAGAGCTGGCAGCTGTGTTG GAGTCCCTTACCTTTGAGGACACCTCAGAGAAGAAAGCCTGGCCTGCAAACCCTCTTG GACTTACGAGCAGAATGCCTGACCAGGAGGAACTTAAAGCTGGAGAACCTAAATCGACTATCTGGCCTGTCATCATTTTTTCCGAATCCCAGGCAGAGGGCCCTGGAGTCATAGTCGAGCCTCCGTCCCAGACAGCAGAGCAGGAGGCAAGCAGTACTGGTTGGGGAGGGACCCCTGCTGACAGCAGTGaagttgtggaggtcagagtaggCGCCCCAGAGTCCGAGACAGAGTCGCAGTTTATCTGCACGGAGTGTGGAGTCAGCTTCCTGCAGCTGTCTGGCCTTCAGGCCCACCAGCTACAGGCCCACCCGGGCTCTCAATCTCAGCCAAGCTCTCGTTCCTTCCGATGTCTGTGGTGCGGAAAGACTTTTGGGCGCAGCTCCATCCTCAAGCTGCACgtgcgcatacacacagatgAGAGACCCCATGCCTGTCACCTCTGCAGCCACCGCTTCCGCCAGAGCTCACACCTGGCGAAGCACTTGCTAACGCATTCCTCAGAGCCTGCCTTCCGATGTGCTGAGTGTGACCAGGGCTTCCAGCGTCGCTCCAACCTCATGAAGCACCTGCTGGCACATTCCCAGGAACAAAATCCCACACCGGACCCAGAAGGCAAGACGAAAGTGTCAGAGAAGGCAGTCGTCCTCTGTTCCCACTGCGGGCAGACCTTCCAACGGCGCTCTAGCTTAAAGCGTCACCTGCGGATTCATGCGAAGGGCAAGGATCGGCAGTCCTCGGAAGACCCCGGCAGCCCTAGCTCTCGCCAGGAGAGCAAGCCCTATGTGTGTAGTGACTGTGGCAAGGCCTTCCGACGAAGCGAGCACCTGATGAGCCACAAGCGAGTCCATACCGGCGAAAGACCCTTTTCCTGCCAGGTCTGTGGCCGCTGCTTCACCCAAAGTTCCCAGCTGATTAGCCACCAGCAGGTGCACACAGGTGAGAAGCCTCACGCTTGTCCCCAGTGCAACAAACGCTTTGTGAGACGTGCGAGCCTTGCCCGCCATCTGTTGACCCACGGTGGTCTCCGGCCTTACCACTGTGGCCAGTGTGGCAAAAGCTTCAGCCAAATGCAAGACCTGACTCGCCACCTGCTCAGCCACACAGGAGAGAAGCCCTGCCGATGCAGCGAGTGCGGAGAGAGGTTCAGCCAGAGTGCCCACCTGGCACGCCACCAACGCATCCACACCGGGGAGAAGCCCCACGCCTGTGACACCTGTGGTCACCGCTTCCGCAACAGCTCCAACTTGGCCCGCCACCGCCGCAGCCACACGGGCGAACGGCCCTACAGCTGCCCAACCTGCGGCCGCAGTTTCCGGCGCAATGCGCACCTGCAACGCCACCtgatcacacacaccacatccaggCAAGAGATGGAAGAGCCGCAGGAATGCCCGGAGTGTGGCAAGAGCTTCAGTCGCAGCTGCAACTTGCTGCGCCATCTGATGGTTCACACAGGTGCAAGGCCTTACTCCTGTGCTCTGTGTGGCCGTGGCTTCAGCCGCAATTCGCACCTACTACGCCACCTGCGAACCCACGCCCGGGAGACGCTGTACTAG
- the Zscan10 gene encoding zinc finger and SCAN domain-containing protein 10 isoform X4 yields MLAEPVPDALEQEQFGAVKLEEDDLPGEEDPRIIEVRPRPEVAHQLFRCFQYQEDMGPRASLGRLRELCNHWLRPALHTKKQILELLVLEQFLSVLPPHVLSRLQGQPLRDGEEVVQLLEGVPKDSSHVGPLESLTFEDTSEKKAWPANPLGLTSRMPDQEELKAGEPKSTIWPVIIFSESQAEGPGVIVEPPSQTAEQEASSTGWGGTPADSSEVVEVRVGAPESETESQFICTECGVSFLQLSGLQAHQLQAHPGSQSQPSSRSFRCLWCGKTFGRSSILKLHVRIHTDERPHACHLCSHRFRQSSHLAKHLLTHSSEPAFRCAECDQGFQRRSNLMKHLLAHSQEQNPTPDPEGKTKVSEKAVVLCSHCGQTFQRRSSLKRHLRIHAKGKDRQSSEDPGSPSSRQESKPYVCSDCGKAFRRSEHLMSHKRVHTGERPFSCQVCGRCFTQSSQLISHQQVHTGEKPHACPQCNKRFVRRASLARHLLTHGGLRPYHCGQCGKSFSQMQDLTRHLLSHTGEKPCRCSECGERFSQSAHLARHQRIHTGEKPHACDTCGHRFRNSSNLARHRRSHTGERPYSCPTCGRSFRRNAHLQRHLITHTTSRQEMEEPQECPECGKSFSRSCNLLRHLMVHTGARPYSCALCGRGFSRNSHLLRHLRTHARETLY; encoded by the exons ATGCTGGCAGAACCAGTCCCAGATGCTCTGGAACAAGAGCAGTTCGGAGCGGTGAAACTGGAGGAGGATGACTTGCCTGGCGAGGAGGATCCCAGAATAATAGAGGTCAGGCCTCGGCCAGAGGTGGCCCACCAGCTCTTCAGATGCTTCCAGTACCAGGAAGACATGGGGCCACGGGCATCCCTGGGCCGGCTCCGGGAACTCTGCAACCACTGGCTGCGGCCGGCGCTGCACACCAAAAAGCAGATTCTGGAGctgctggtgctggagcagttCCTGAGCGTCCTGCCCCCGCATGTGCTGAGCCGCCTGCAGGGCCAGCCActcagggatggagaggaggtggTACAGCTGCTGGAGGGCGTGCCCAAAGACTCCAGCCACGTGGGGCCGCTG GAGTCCCTTACCTTTGAGGACACCTCAGAGAAGAAAGCCTGGCCTGCAAACCCTCTTG GACTTACGAGCAGAATGCCTGACCAGGAGGAACTTAAAGCTGGAGAACCTAAATCGACTATCTGGCCTGTCATCATTTTTTCCGAATCCCAGGCAGAGGGCCCTGGAGTCATAGTCGAGCCTCCGTCCCAGACAGCAGAGCAGGAGGCAAGCAGTACTGGTTGGGGAGGGACCCCTGCTGACAGCAGTGaagttgtggaggtcagagtaggCGCCCCAGAGTCCGAGACAGAGTCGCAGTTTATCTGCACGGAGTGTGGAGTCAGCTTCCTGCAGCTGTCTGGCCTTCAGGCCCACCAGCTACAGGCCCACCCGGGCTCTCAATCTCAGCCAAGCTCTCGTTCCTTCCGATGTCTGTGGTGCGGAAAGACTTTTGGGCGCAGCTCCATCCTCAAGCTGCACgtgcgcatacacacagatgAGAGACCCCATGCCTGTCACCTCTGCAGCCACCGCTTCCGCCAGAGCTCACACCTGGCGAAGCACTTGCTAACGCATTCCTCAGAGCCTGCCTTCCGATGTGCTGAGTGTGACCAGGGCTTCCAGCGTCGCTCCAACCTCATGAAGCACCTGCTGGCACATTCCCAGGAACAAAATCCCACACCGGACCCAGAAGGCAAGACGAAAGTGTCAGAGAAGGCAGTCGTCCTCTGTTCCCACTGCGGGCAGACCTTCCAACGGCGCTCTAGCTTAAAGCGTCACCTGCGGATTCATGCGAAGGGCAAGGATCGGCAGTCCTCGGAAGACCCCGGCAGCCCTAGCTCTCGCCAGGAGAGCAAGCCCTATGTGTGTAGTGACTGTGGCAAGGCCTTCCGACGAAGCGAGCACCTGATGAGCCACAAGCGAGTCCATACCGGCGAAAGACCCTTTTCCTGCCAGGTCTGTGGCCGCTGCTTCACCCAAAGTTCCCAGCTGATTAGCCACCAGCAGGTGCACACAGGTGAGAAGCCTCACGCTTGTCCCCAGTGCAACAAACGCTTTGTGAGACGTGCGAGCCTTGCCCGCCATCTGTTGACCCACGGTGGTCTCCGGCCTTACCACTGTGGCCAGTGTGGCAAAAGCTTCAGCCAAATGCAAGACCTGACTCGCCACCTGCTCAGCCACACAGGAGAGAAGCCCTGCCGATGCAGCGAGTGCGGAGAGAGGTTCAGCCAGAGTGCCCACCTGGCACGCCACCAACGCATCCACACCGGGGAGAAGCCCCACGCCTGTGACACCTGTGGTCACCGCTTCCGCAACAGCTCCAACTTGGCCCGCCACCGCCGCAGCCACACGGGCGAACGGCCCTACAGCTGCCCAACCTGCGGCCGCAGTTTCCGGCGCAATGCGCACCTGCAACGCCACCtgatcacacacaccacatccaggCAAGAGATGGAAGAGCCGCAGGAATGCCCGGAGTGTGGCAAGAGCTTCAGTCGCAGCTGCAACTTGCTGCGCCATCTGATGGTTCACACAGGTGCAAGGCCTTACTCCTGTGCTCTGTGTGGCCGTGGCTTCAGCCGCAATTCGCACCTACTACGCCACCTGCGAACCCACGCCCGGGAGACGCTGTACTAG
- the Zscan10 gene encoding zinc finger and SCAN domain-containing protein 10 isoform X2: MLAEPVPDALEQEQFGAVKLEEDDLPGEEDPRIIEVRPRPEVAHQLFRCFQYQEDMGPRASLGRLRELCNHWLRPALHTKKQILELLVLEQFLSVLPPHVLSRLQGQPLRDGEEVVQLLEGVPKDSSHVGPLDFSFSAGKNAPADIVSEGQQSPSQVPSQSPKRELPLEETPALHPLNELPPSQPVPTRPAEPEEWRLAPSSNWPVSPEPQDPQESHPSQGPSWLEENSRDQELAAVLESLTFEDTSEKKAWPANPLGLTSRMPDQEELKAGEPKSTIWPVIIFSESQAEGPGVIVEPPSQTAEQEASSTGWGGTPADSSEVVEAHQLQAHPGSQSQPSSRSFRCLWCGKTFGRSSILKLHVRIHTDERPHACHLCSHRFRQSSHLAKHLLTHSSEPAFRCAECDQGFQRRSNLMKHLLAHSQEQNPTPDPEGKTKVSEKAVVLCSHCGQTFQRRSSLKRHLRIHAKGKDRQSSEDPGSPSSRQESKPYVCSDCGKAFRRSEHLMSHKRVHTGERPFSCQVCGRCFTQSSQLISHQQVHTGEKPHACPQCNKRFVRRASLARHLLTHGGLRPYHCGQCGKSFSQMQDLTRHLLSHTGEKPCRCSECGERFSQSAHLARHQRIHTGEKPHACDTCGHRFRNSSNLARHRRSHTGERPYSCPTCGRSFRRNAHLQRHLITHTTSRQEMEEPQECPECGKSFSRSCNLLRHLMVHTGARPYSCALCGRGFSRNSHLLRHLRTHARETLY; the protein is encoded by the exons ATGCTGGCAGAACCAGTCCCAGATGCTCTGGAACAAGAGCAGTTCGGAGCGGTGAAACTGGAGGAGGATGACTTGCCTGGCGAGGAGGATCCCAGAATAATAGAGGTCAGGCCTCGGCCAGAGGTGGCCCACCAGCTCTTCAGATGCTTCCAGTACCAGGAAGACATGGGGCCACGGGCATCCCTGGGCCGGCTCCGGGAACTCTGCAACCACTGGCTGCGGCCGGCGCTGCACACCAAAAAGCAGATTCTGGAGctgctggtgctggagcagttCCTGAGCGTCCTGCCCCCGCATGTGCTGAGCCGCCTGCAGGGCCAGCCActcagggatggagaggaggtggTACAGCTGCTGGAGGGCGTGCCCAAAGACTCCAGCCACGTGGGGCCGCTG GACTTTAGCTTCAGTGCCGGCAAGAATGCCCCTGCAGACATCGTCTCAGAGGGGCAGCAGAGCCCTTCCCAGGTCCCCAGCCAAAGCCCTAAAAGGGAGCTGCCCTTGGAAGAGACTCCAGCCCTGCACCCGTTGAACGAATTACCCCCATCTCAGCCAGTTCCCACCAGGCCCGCTGAACCTGAGGAGTGGAGACTTGCACCAAGTTCAAATTGGCCAGTGAGCCCggagccccaggacccacaagaaaGCC ACCCTTCTCAGGGCCCCTCATGGCTTGAGGAGAATTCCAGAGACCAAGAGCTGGCAGCTGTGTTG GAGTCCCTTACCTTTGAGGACACCTCAGAGAAGAAAGCCTGGCCTGCAAACCCTCTTG GACTTACGAGCAGAATGCCTGACCAGGAGGAACTTAAAGCTGGAGAACCTAAATCGACTATCTGGCCTGTCATCATTTTTTCCGAATCCCAGGCAGAGGGCCCTGGAGTCATAGTCGAGCCTCCGTCCCAGACAGCAGAGCAGGAGGCAAGCAGTACTGGTTGGGGAGGGACCCCTGCTGACAGCAGTGaagttgtggag GCCCACCAGCTACAGGCCCACCCGGGCTCTCAATCTCAGCCAAGCTCTCGTTCCTTCCGATGTCTGTGGTGCGGAAAGACTTTTGGGCGCAGCTCCATCCTCAAGCTGCACgtgcgcatacacacagatgAGAGACCCCATGCCTGTCACCTCTGCAGCCACCGCTTCCGCCAGAGCTCACACCTGGCGAAGCACTTGCTAACGCATTCCTCAGAGCCTGCCTTCCGATGTGCTGAGTGTGACCAGGGCTTCCAGCGTCGCTCCAACCTCATGAAGCACCTGCTGGCACATTCCCAGGAACAAAATCCCACACCGGACCCAGAAGGCAAGACGAAAGTGTCAGAGAAGGCAGTCGTCCTCTGTTCCCACTGCGGGCAGACCTTCCAACGGCGCTCTAGCTTAAAGCGTCACCTGCGGATTCATGCGAAGGGCAAGGATCGGCAGTCCTCGGAAGACCCCGGCAGCCCTAGCTCTCGCCAGGAGAGCAAGCCCTATGTGTGTAGTGACTGTGGCAAGGCCTTCCGACGAAGCGAGCACCTGATGAGCCACAAGCGAGTCCATACCGGCGAAAGACCCTTTTCCTGCCAGGTCTGTGGCCGCTGCTTCACCCAAAGTTCCCAGCTGATTAGCCACCAGCAGGTGCACACAGGTGAGAAGCCTCACGCTTGTCCCCAGTGCAACAAACGCTTTGTGAGACGTGCGAGCCTTGCCCGCCATCTGTTGACCCACGGTGGTCTCCGGCCTTACCACTGTGGCCAGTGTGGCAAAAGCTTCAGCCAAATGCAAGACCTGACTCGCCACCTGCTCAGCCACACAGGAGAGAAGCCCTGCCGATGCAGCGAGTGCGGAGAGAGGTTCAGCCAGAGTGCCCACCTGGCACGCCACCAACGCATCCACACCGGGGAGAAGCCCCACGCCTGTGACACCTGTGGTCACCGCTTCCGCAACAGCTCCAACTTGGCCCGCCACCGCCGCAGCCACACGGGCGAACGGCCCTACAGCTGCCCAACCTGCGGCCGCAGTTTCCGGCGCAATGCGCACCTGCAACGCCACCtgatcacacacaccacatccaggCAAGAGATGGAAGAGCCGCAGGAATGCCCGGAGTGTGGCAAGAGCTTCAGTCGCAGCTGCAACTTGCTGCGCCATCTGATGGTTCACACAGGTGCAAGGCCTTACTCCTGTGCTCTGTGTGGCCGTGGCTTCAGCCGCAATTCGCACCTACTACGCCACCTGCGAACCCACGCCCGGGAGACGCTGTACTAG
- the Zscan10 gene encoding zinc finger and SCAN domain-containing protein 10 isoform X3, protein MLAEPVPDALEQEQFGAVKLEEDDLPGEEDPRIIEVRPRPEVAHQLFRCFQYQEDMGPRASLGRLRELCNHWLRPALHTKKQILELLDFSFSAGKNAPADIVSEGQQSPSQVPSQSPKRELPLEETPALHPLNELPPSQPVPTRPAEPEEWRLAPSSNWPVSPEPQDPQESHPSQGPSWLEENSRDQELAAVLESLTFEDTSEKKAWPANPLGLTSRMPDQEELKAGEPKSTIWPVIIFSESQAEGPGVIVEPPSQTAEQEASSTGWGGTPADSSEVVEAHQLQAHPGSQSQPSSRSFRCLWCGKTFGRSSILKLHVRIHTDERPHACHLCSHRFRQSSHLAKHLLTHSSEPAFRCAECDQGFQRRSNLMKHLLAHSQEQNPTPDPEGKTKVSEKAVVLCSHCGQTFQRRSSLKRHLRIHAKGKDRQSSEDPGSPSSRQESKPYVCSDCGKAFRRSEHLMSHKRVHTGERPFSCQVCGRCFTQSSQLISHQQVHTGEKPHACPQCNKRFVRRASLARHLLTHGGLRPYHCGQCGKSFSQMQDLTRHLLSHTGEKPCRCSECGERFSQSAHLARHQRIHTGEKPHACDTCGHRFRNSSNLARHRRSHTGERPYSCPTCGRSFRRNAHLQRHLITHTTSRQEMEEPQECPECGKSFSRSCNLLRHLMVHTGARPYSCALCGRGFSRNSHLLRHLRTHARETLY, encoded by the exons ATGCTGGCAGAACCAGTCCCAGATGCTCTGGAACAAGAGCAGTTCGGAGCGGTGAAACTGGAGGAGGATGACTTGCCTGGCGAGGAGGATCCCAGAATAATAGAGGTCAGGCCTCGGCCAGAGGTGGCCCACCAGCTCTTCAGATGCTTCCAGTACCAGGAAGACATGGGGCCACGGGCATCCCTGGGCCGGCTCCGGGAACTCTGCAACCACTGGCTGCGGCCGGCGCTGCACACCAAAAAGCAGATTCTGGAGctgctg GACTTTAGCTTCAGTGCCGGCAAGAATGCCCCTGCAGACATCGTCTCAGAGGGGCAGCAGAGCCCTTCCCAGGTCCCCAGCCAAAGCCCTAAAAGGGAGCTGCCCTTGGAAGAGACTCCAGCCCTGCACCCGTTGAACGAATTACCCCCATCTCAGCCAGTTCCCACCAGGCCCGCTGAACCTGAGGAGTGGAGACTTGCACCAAGTTCAAATTGGCCAGTGAGCCCggagccccaggacccacaagaaaGCC ACCCTTCTCAGGGCCCCTCATGGCTTGAGGAGAATTCCAGAGACCAAGAGCTGGCAGCTGTGTTG GAGTCCCTTACCTTTGAGGACACCTCAGAGAAGAAAGCCTGGCCTGCAAACCCTCTTG GACTTACGAGCAGAATGCCTGACCAGGAGGAACTTAAAGCTGGAGAACCTAAATCGACTATCTGGCCTGTCATCATTTTTTCCGAATCCCAGGCAGAGGGCCCTGGAGTCATAGTCGAGCCTCCGTCCCAGACAGCAGAGCAGGAGGCAAGCAGTACTGGTTGGGGAGGGACCCCTGCTGACAGCAGTGaagttgtggag GCCCACCAGCTACAGGCCCACCCGGGCTCTCAATCTCAGCCAAGCTCTCGTTCCTTCCGATGTCTGTGGTGCGGAAAGACTTTTGGGCGCAGCTCCATCCTCAAGCTGCACgtgcgcatacacacagatgAGAGACCCCATGCCTGTCACCTCTGCAGCCACCGCTTCCGCCAGAGCTCACACCTGGCGAAGCACTTGCTAACGCATTCCTCAGAGCCTGCCTTCCGATGTGCTGAGTGTGACCAGGGCTTCCAGCGTCGCTCCAACCTCATGAAGCACCTGCTGGCACATTCCCAGGAACAAAATCCCACACCGGACCCAGAAGGCAAGACGAAAGTGTCAGAGAAGGCAGTCGTCCTCTGTTCCCACTGCGGGCAGACCTTCCAACGGCGCTCTAGCTTAAAGCGTCACCTGCGGATTCATGCGAAGGGCAAGGATCGGCAGTCCTCGGAAGACCCCGGCAGCCCTAGCTCTCGCCAGGAGAGCAAGCCCTATGTGTGTAGTGACTGTGGCAAGGCCTTCCGACGAAGCGAGCACCTGATGAGCCACAAGCGAGTCCATACCGGCGAAAGACCCTTTTCCTGCCAGGTCTGTGGCCGCTGCTTCACCCAAAGTTCCCAGCTGATTAGCCACCAGCAGGTGCACACAGGTGAGAAGCCTCACGCTTGTCCCCAGTGCAACAAACGCTTTGTGAGACGTGCGAGCCTTGCCCGCCATCTGTTGACCCACGGTGGTCTCCGGCCTTACCACTGTGGCCAGTGTGGCAAAAGCTTCAGCCAAATGCAAGACCTGACTCGCCACCTGCTCAGCCACACAGGAGAGAAGCCCTGCCGATGCAGCGAGTGCGGAGAGAGGTTCAGCCAGAGTGCCCACCTGGCACGCCACCAACGCATCCACACCGGGGAGAAGCCCCACGCCTGTGACACCTGTGGTCACCGCTTCCGCAACAGCTCCAACTTGGCCCGCCACCGCCGCAGCCACACGGGCGAACGGCCCTACAGCTGCCCAACCTGCGGCCGCAGTTTCCGGCGCAATGCGCACCTGCAACGCCACCtgatcacacacaccacatccaggCAAGAGATGGAAGAGCCGCAGGAATGCCCGGAGTGTGGCAAGAGCTTCAGTCGCAGCTGCAACTTGCTGCGCCATCTGATGGTTCACACAGGTGCAAGGCCTTACTCCTGTGCTCTGTGTGGCCGTGGCTTCAGCCGCAATTCGCACCTACTACGCCACCTGCGAACCCACGCCCGGGAGACGCTGTACTAG
- the Zscan10 gene encoding zinc finger and SCAN domain-containing protein 10 isoform X1 translates to MLAEPVPDALEQEQFGAVKLEEDDLPGEEDPRIIEVRPRPEVAHQLFRCFQYQEDMGPRASLGRLRELCNHWLRPALHTKKQILELLVLEQFLSVLPPHVLSRLQGQPLRDGEEVVQLLEGVPKDSSHVGPLDFSFSAGKNAPADIVSEGQQSPSQVPSQSPKRELPLEETPALHPLNELPPSQPVPTRPAEPEEWRLAPSSNWPVSPEPQDPQESHPSQGPSWLEENSRDQELAAVLESLTFEDTSEKKAWPANPLGLTSRMPDQEELKAGEPKSTIWPVIIFSESQAEGPGVIVEPPSQTAEQEASSTGWGGTPADSSEVVEVRVGAPESETESQFICTECGVSFLQLSGLQAHQLQAHPGSQSQPSSRSFRCLWCGKTFGRSSILKLHVRIHTDERPHACHLCSHRFRQSSHLAKHLLTHSSEPAFRCAECDQGFQRRSNLMKHLLAHSQEQNPTPDPEGKTKVSEKAVVLCSHCGQTFQRRSSLKRHLRIHAKGKDRQSSEDPGSPSSRQESKPYVCSDCGKAFRRSEHLMSHKRVHTGERPFSCQVCGRCFTQSSQLISHQQVHTGEKPHACPQCNKRFVRRASLARHLLTHGGLRPYHCGQCGKSFSQMQDLTRHLLSHTGEKPCRCSECGERFSQSAHLARHQRIHTGEKPHACDTCGHRFRNSSNLARHRRSHTGERPYSCPTCGRSFRRNAHLQRHLITHTTSRQEMEEPQECPECGKSFSRSCNLLRHLMVHTGARPYSCALCGRGFSRNSHLLRHLRTHARETLY, encoded by the exons ATGCTGGCAGAACCAGTCCCAGATGCTCTGGAACAAGAGCAGTTCGGAGCGGTGAAACTGGAGGAGGATGACTTGCCTGGCGAGGAGGATCCCAGAATAATAGAGGTCAGGCCTCGGCCAGAGGTGGCCCACCAGCTCTTCAGATGCTTCCAGTACCAGGAAGACATGGGGCCACGGGCATCCCTGGGCCGGCTCCGGGAACTCTGCAACCACTGGCTGCGGCCGGCGCTGCACACCAAAAAGCAGATTCTGGAGctgctggtgctggagcagttCCTGAGCGTCCTGCCCCCGCATGTGCTGAGCCGCCTGCAGGGCCAGCCActcagggatggagaggaggtggTACAGCTGCTGGAGGGCGTGCCCAAAGACTCCAGCCACGTGGGGCCGCTG GACTTTAGCTTCAGTGCCGGCAAGAATGCCCCTGCAGACATCGTCTCAGAGGGGCAGCAGAGCCCTTCCCAGGTCCCCAGCCAAAGCCCTAAAAGGGAGCTGCCCTTGGAAGAGACTCCAGCCCTGCACCCGTTGAACGAATTACCCCCATCTCAGCCAGTTCCCACCAGGCCCGCTGAACCTGAGGAGTGGAGACTTGCACCAAGTTCAAATTGGCCAGTGAGCCCggagccccaggacccacaagaaaGCC ACCCTTCTCAGGGCCCCTCATGGCTTGAGGAGAATTCCAGAGACCAAGAGCTGGCAGCTGTGTTG GAGTCCCTTACCTTTGAGGACACCTCAGAGAAGAAAGCCTGGCCTGCAAACCCTCTTG GACTTACGAGCAGAATGCCTGACCAGGAGGAACTTAAAGCTGGAGAACCTAAATCGACTATCTGGCCTGTCATCATTTTTTCCGAATCCCAGGCAGAGGGCCCTGGAGTCATAGTCGAGCCTCCGTCCCAGACAGCAGAGCAGGAGGCAAGCAGTACTGGTTGGGGAGGGACCCCTGCTGACAGCAGTGaagttgtggaggtcagagtaggCGCCCCAGAGTCCGAGACAGAGTCGCAGTTTATCTGCACGGAGTGTGGAGTCAGCTTCCTGCAGCTGTCTGGCCTTCAGGCCCACCAGCTACAGGCCCACCCGGGCTCTCAATCTCAGCCAAGCTCTCGTTCCTTCCGATGTCTGTGGTGCGGAAAGACTTTTGGGCGCAGCTCCATCCTCAAGCTGCACgtgcgcatacacacagatgAGAGACCCCATGCCTGTCACCTCTGCAGCCACCGCTTCCGCCAGAGCTCACACCTGGCGAAGCACTTGCTAACGCATTCCTCAGAGCCTGCCTTCCGATGTGCTGAGTGTGACCAGGGCTTCCAGCGTCGCTCCAACCTCATGAAGCACCTGCTGGCACATTCCCAGGAACAAAATCCCACACCGGACCCAGAAGGCAAGACGAAAGTGTCAGAGAAGGCAGTCGTCCTCTGTTCCCACTGCGGGCAGACCTTCCAACGGCGCTCTAGCTTAAAGCGTCACCTGCGGATTCATGCGAAGGGCAAGGATCGGCAGTCCTCGGAAGACCCCGGCAGCCCTAGCTCTCGCCAGGAGAGCAAGCCCTATGTGTGTAGTGACTGTGGCAAGGCCTTCCGACGAAGCGAGCACCTGATGAGCCACAAGCGAGTCCATACCGGCGAAAGACCCTTTTCCTGCCAGGTCTGTGGCCGCTGCTTCACCCAAAGTTCCCAGCTGATTAGCCACCAGCAGGTGCACACAGGTGAGAAGCCTCACGCTTGTCCCCAGTGCAACAAACGCTTTGTGAGACGTGCGAGCCTTGCCCGCCATCTGTTGACCCACGGTGGTCTCCGGCCTTACCACTGTGGCCAGTGTGGCAAAAGCTTCAGCCAAATGCAAGACCTGACTCGCCACCTGCTCAGCCACACAGGAGAGAAGCCCTGCCGATGCAGCGAGTGCGGAGAGAGGTTCAGCCAGAGTGCCCACCTGGCACGCCACCAACGCATCCACACCGGGGAGAAGCCCCACGCCTGTGACACCTGTGGTCACCGCTTCCGCAACAGCTCCAACTTGGCCCGCCACCGCCGCAGCCACACGGGCGAACGGCCCTACAGCTGCCCAACCTGCGGCCGCAGTTTCCGGCGCAATGCGCACCTGCAACGCCACCtgatcacacacaccacatccaggCAAGAGATGGAAGAGCCGCAGGAATGCCCGGAGTGTGGCAAGAGCTTCAGTCGCAGCTGCAACTTGCTGCGCCATCTGATGGTTCACACAGGTGCAAGGCCTTACTCCTGTGCTCTGTGTGGCCGTGGCTTCAGCCGCAATTCGCACCTACTACGCCACCTGCGAACCCACGCCCGGGAGACGCTGTACTAG